The genomic interval TCTGCTGACACAAATGCTCGAACACAACGAGCCATGGCATCTTGCACGCAACGCAAACTTGGTCTGCTGAACCGTCGCTAAGCAGTCGCTCGACTTTCCAAGTCGATAGCGTGCTCCGCAAGTTTCTGTCACCTCTCCTGTCGCAGCTGGTGGCCCCCAGTGAGCCTCAGTCGCTAGCCGTGGGCCTGAGGCTCCGCAAGTTTCTGTCACCTCTCCTGTCGCAGCTGGTGGCCCCCAGTGAGCCTCAGGCGCTAGCCGTGGGCCTGAGGCGGATTGTGGTGCCGACCCACGGCTAGCGCCTGAGGCTCACTCTGATTGCGATGCACGGGACAAAAACATGGACTGAAAAAACAATGTCAACGCCAATCTTTGAACAGCCCGGGCAAGCCCGACGGAAATCTGCGTTGGCTCACCGTATGTAGGTCATGCTCTGCATGACCTATGAGTGTTGCTAGGCTGCTGGTCGATACAGTCGGGGTTGTTTCCATTGTTCATCGCTCACGAACGATGCGAGCGCATCGATGGTTCTGGCGGTCGCTCCGCGGTGTTGCTCGACGACTTCTTGCGCGGCTCGCCCCAACGCGTCGGCGGCAGGGACGTTGGTCAGACAACGGACAACAAATGCGTTCAACTCGGCTTGATCGTTGACGCGGACAGCGGCGTCGGCATCGATCAATCGTTGAGCGATGTCGGCAAAGTTCTTTGTGTTGGGGCCGAAGGATACGGCGCAACCGTAACCGGCCGGTTCCAACATGTTTTGCCCGCCTCGGTTGCCGAAGCTGCCACCGACGGTGGCGATCTGACAGACGCCCCACCAATGCCGAAGCTCGCCAATGGTGTCCAGCAGGATCACTCGGTCGTTGGTCCATTCGGCATCGATCAACGATCCAGCGCTGGAACGTCGGTGAACTTTCAAACCGCTGCAACGCACCAGTTCCGCGACGTCGTCAAACCGTTCGGGATGCCGAGGTACCAGGATCAGCCGCAGTTCTCGAAACTGATCTTGCAGCTGCCGATAGATCTCCAGAGCCATCCGTTCTTCGCCTTCTTGGGTGCTGCCGACCATCCAGACGACCTGCCAGGGATCGATCCCCGCCCACTGAACTCGTGCTTGAACTTCGTCGGTGTCGCGAGTGGAGGGCGCATCATCGAATTTCAATGACCCGGTAATCTGCAGACGCTCCTTCGGCGTACCGCACCCGGCGAAGCGTTCTTTGGTCGCGGCGTCCTGGCACCCGACCCAGTTGAGCCGGCCAAAGGTTCCCTGAGTTAGTCTCGCAAAACGTCCGTAGCCGGCGGCGCTTCGTTCACTCAAACGACCGTTGATGACTGAAACGGGACAAGCGTTTTGGGAGGCGATACGAATCAAGTTGGGCCAAAGCTCCAGCTCGGCCAGGCAGAGCATCTTGGGACGTAGGTGACGGATCGTTCGACGCACCGCCCAAGTGAAGTCCAAGGGGCAGAAGAACACATTGCCGGCGCCGAATTTGGCCACGGCCAGATCGTAGCCCGTGTCGGTGCTTGTGCTGACAACGATCCTTTGCTCGGGAAATCGCTCCGAGAACGCTTTGATGAAACCGCCCAACAAGTTGACTTCGCCGACACTGACGGCGTGCAACCAAATGCAATCGGCGTGATCCCCGCGAAGTTCAGCGGCGTGGTCACGGGAAAGCCCCCAAAATTTTTGCCCGATCCCGCGACGATAGCGACCGTGCCGAAACATCCGAAAGGCGATCCAGGGCGAAGCGGCAAAGAGCGCGAGGAAGTAGAGGGCGTTGGCGATCATCGGAATCCTTTCCGGATGAATGGGGGAACTATCTGGTGCTGTGATCTTAAGTTGGACTTGATTGGAAACGATTAGCCGTAGGCGACGTTCAATGCAGCTCGACCTACCCTACGGGCACGCGTTAAACGAAAAATGATTGAAATCGCGGTTAGGCGTTAAACTTCCTTTCGCATGCAACAGGCTTTGTACTTTTTGCCGCTGCCGCAGGGGCACGGACTATTGCGTCCGACCTTGGGTTCGAGATTTCGAATCGGCTCTGCCCGGACCTCCTGCGTTTGGCTTGCGCTCGCCTCGGCGGCTTGCGCGGTCGCGGATCGCGCCGGTTGGCTAGCCGCCGCTGCGCTGCTAATCGACTGGGCTTCATCGTGACGCGTGGATGCATCGACCCACGTGCTGCGGATGAAGTCTTCGTTGAAGGCTTCCATGCGGAAAATCAGATCGGTGACTTGCTCGCCGATCGATTCCCACATCGTTTCAAACATTCGCATGCCTTCGCGTTTGTACTCGACTTTGGGGTCAAGCTGGGCGTAGCCCTTTAGCATCACACTGCTGCGCAAGTGGTCCATCGTCAGCAAGTGATTCTTCCAAGCTTCGTCGACGATGTTGAGCAGAATCTGACGCTCCATGCGTCGCATTTCGGGGTGGAAACGATCGTCGACGGCACCGTGGAGGGCAAGTTTCAACTCGGCGTGATTCATCCGTGCCAAGTCTTCTTTCTCCGCTTTGGAGCCCAACTGCGTGGCCATCCACTGGACCAGTTCATCCAGGGTGCCATCGCCGCCGCTGGCCAGCAACGCGGTGGTTTCTGGGTCGGAGTTCTTGAAAACCGCTTCGAGTTTCTTGTCCGCTTCGGCATACGCCGCCTCGGACTGGCCGCCGGTTTTGCGGCTGAACTCGATCATCTGGTTCTTGAGATCGTCCCGATTCATCTGGACTTCGTCGACCGCTAACTCGGTGGAAAAGCGACGAGCGATCCAGTCGACCAAGCCTTCGCGATCCAAGGTGATT from Stieleria varia carries:
- a CDS encoding 3-deoxy-D-manno-octulosonic acid transferase, producing the protein MIANALYFLALFAASPWIAFRMFRHGRYRRGIGQKFWGLSRDHAAELRGDHADCIWLHAVSVGEVNLLGGFIKAFSERFPEQRIVVSTSTDTGYDLAVAKFGAGNVFFCPLDFTWAVRRTIRHLRPKMLCLAELELWPNLIRIASQNACPVSVINGRLSERSAAGYGRFARLTQGTFGRLNWVGCQDAATKERFAGCGTPKERLQITGSLKFDDAPSTRDTDEVQARVQWAGIDPWQVVWMVGSTQEGEERMALEIYRQLQDQFRELRLILVPRHPERFDDVAELVRCSGLKVHRRSSAGSLIDAEWTNDRVILLDTIGELRHWWGVCQIATVGGSFGNRGGQNMLEPAGYGCAVSFGPNTKNFADIAQRLIDADAAVRVNDQAELNAFVVRCLTNVPAADALGRAAQEVVEQHRGATARTIDALASFVSDEQWKQPRLYRPAA